One Streptomyces coeruleorubidus DNA segment encodes these proteins:
- a CDS encoding restriction endonuclease subunit S: protein MSESGGMDGERELPAGWAWVRLGDAGEWYGGGTPSKGYPEYWDGGEIPWLSPKDMKSDVLKGTQDDVTRRALEETAIRLVPQGSVAIVTRSGVLEHSMPVSLVPFATTLNQDMKAIVPYRGIHLRWLFWVLRAHEKDILRRCRKAGTTVASLSTPALREMQIPVAPLAEQRRIIATLEEKLSRLEAAQQSLTRAEAMIPRHSRALKTVVSAGRLSVDVKSRSSVDIADIKTQRRALWVEQRGRKTYKEPVEADSDFPLEIPPNWCIASLEQVTDPVRLIRYGILKPKVTDGGVVPYVEVRDLAGCTLSGKVFNRTTRELDEQFSGARLQPGDLLIAVRGSYERSAIVPPELDGANISRDVARISTLSFVMPAFLQIYLQSDIAQRYLKKHARGVAVKGVNISALRAMPIPVPPIEVQCMLAEAVQDQDNLMSIVSGEMRRAKSRANSLCTALLKKAFVGDLVPQDPEEEPASICLTRIADGRAIQPASKRPRKATAKKLAKAPAPRAAESLAPAPEPTPAPALAVQQEFDL, encoded by the coding sequence TTGAGCGAGAGCGGCGGCATGGACGGGGAGAGGGAGCTTCCGGCGGGGTGGGCTTGGGTTCGGCTCGGCGATGCTGGGGAGTGGTACGGCGGTGGTACGCCGTCCAAGGGTTACCCCGAGTACTGGGACGGTGGTGAGATCCCGTGGTTGTCTCCAAAGGACATGAAGAGTGATGTCCTAAAGGGAACGCAGGACGATGTCACTCGCCGCGCCTTGGAGGAAACAGCCATCCGCTTGGTTCCACAAGGATCCGTCGCCATAGTGACCAGGTCGGGTGTCCTGGAACACTCCATGCCGGTTTCCTTGGTTCCATTCGCGACTACCCTGAATCAAGACATGAAGGCCATTGTCCCGTATCGTGGGATCCATCTGCGTTGGTTGTTTTGGGTGCTCCGAGCGCATGAAAAAGACATCCTGCGGAGGTGTCGAAAGGCGGGCACCACGGTCGCTTCGCTGTCTACCCCCGCGTTGCGGGAAATGCAAATCCCCGTCGCGCCTCTTGCGGAGCAGCGCCGAATCATCGCGACGCTCGAAGAAAAGTTGTCGCGACTGGAGGCGGCCCAGCAGTCCCTGACTCGGGCAGAGGCGATGATTCCCCGTCACAGCAGAGCTCTCAAAACGGTGGTGAGCGCGGGGCGTCTTTCTGTTGATGTGAAATCTCGGTCTTCGGTGGACATCGCTGACATCAAAACTCAGCGCCGTGCCCTCTGGGTAGAGCAGCGCGGCAGAAAGACGTACAAGGAGCCGGTCGAAGCAGACAGTGACTTTCCGCTGGAGATTCCGCCCAATTGGTGCATTGCGAGCCTTGAGCAAGTCACGGATCCAGTGCGCCTCATTCGGTATGGCATCCTCAAGCCTAAGGTTACCGACGGAGGTGTCGTTCCATATGTCGAGGTTAGGGACCTGGCTGGCTGTACGCTTTCAGGGAAGGTGTTCAATCGAACAACAAGAGAACTGGATGAGCAATTTTCAGGGGCAAGGCTTCAGCCTGGCGACTTGCTCATCGCAGTTCGAGGGTCCTACGAGCGGTCAGCTATAGTGCCTCCTGAACTAGATGGCGCGAATATTAGTCGAGATGTTGCGAGGATCTCGACGCTCTCATTCGTGATGCCCGCGTTCCTTCAAATCTACCTGCAGAGCGACATTGCGCAACGGTATCTCAAGAAGCATGCGCGAGGTGTGGCCGTAAAGGGGGTGAATATTTCGGCTTTGCGGGCTATGCCTATTCCTGTTCCGCCCATTGAGGTGCAGTGCATGCTTGCCGAGGCTGTGCAGGATCAGGATAATCTCATGAGTATCGTTTCGGGGGAGATGAGGCGCGCCAAAAGCCGCGCGAATTCCTTGTGCACGGCCTTGTTGAAAAAGGCGTTCGTTGGCGACCTGGTTCCGCAGGACCCTGAAGAGGAACCCGCCTCCATTTGTTTGACTCGTATTGCTGATGGACGGGCAATCCAGCCCGCGTCAAAGCGTCCGCGTAAGGCTACGGCCAAGAAGCTGGCCAAGGCACCCGCACCCCGAGCTGCCGAGTCACTCGCCCCGGCCCCCGAACCAACCCCCGCCCCCGCCCTCGCCGTACAGCAGGAGTTCGACCTGTGA
- a CDS encoding type I restriction-modification system subunit M, translated as MTAPADAQQPAAEPVKTAKVVAQTSTLVAKLWNYCNVLRDNGMSTIEYVEQLCYLLFLKMVDEMENDPWEGRDMSAIVPAEYNWQSLVTKRGLELESHYRAVLEHLGRHPDTTIGTIFADAQNRITKPALLEKLVVDLIGREDWMVTGTDLKGDAYEGLLAKGASDTKTGAGQYFTPRPLIDAMVDVMQPGPDDTITDPACGTGGFLIAAHAYIRDHHMKTMSLDDRKAYDEGRKIWGNELVTGTARLAAMNMLLHGIGKSDGPSLITVGDALADKPSGKHATLVLANPPFGRKSAITVIGQDGDVEKEDIQYDRDDFTATTTNKQLNFLQHIMSLTAVGGRAAVVLPDNVLFEGGAGEKVRRKLLDEFDLHTILRLPTGIFYAGGVKANVLFFEKKPPRADGKPHTTETWVYDFRTGQHFTLKQRPLTRAHLDDFVAAYRPGEPRSSRVESEDENGPFKRFTYEELVARDKVNLDITWMKDPALDDADSGLPPEVIAEEIVRDLQSALNEFTAIARSLGGDVDVPEVEVE; from the coding sequence GTGACCGCCCCCGCAGACGCCCAGCAGCCCGCCGCAGAGCCGGTCAAGACGGCCAAGGTGGTCGCGCAGACCAGCACGCTCGTCGCCAAGCTCTGGAACTACTGCAACGTCCTCCGGGACAACGGCATGTCCACCATCGAGTACGTGGAGCAGCTCTGCTACCTGCTCTTCCTCAAGATGGTCGACGAGATGGAGAACGACCCGTGGGAGGGGCGGGACATGAGCGCCATCGTCCCCGCCGAGTACAACTGGCAGTCCCTCGTCACCAAGCGCGGTCTTGAACTGGAATCGCACTATCGGGCCGTTCTGGAACACCTCGGCCGCCACCCGGACACCACCATCGGGACGATCTTCGCCGACGCCCAGAACCGGATCACCAAGCCCGCCCTCCTTGAAAAGCTGGTCGTTGATCTGATCGGCCGCGAGGACTGGATGGTCACGGGGACAGACCTCAAGGGTGACGCCTACGAAGGCTTGCTCGCCAAGGGCGCCTCGGACACCAAGACCGGCGCCGGCCAGTACTTCACGCCCCGCCCTCTCATCGACGCCATGGTCGACGTGATGCAGCCCGGCCCGGACGACACGATCACCGACCCGGCCTGCGGCACCGGCGGCTTCCTCATCGCGGCCCACGCATACATCCGCGATCACCACATGAAGACCATGTCGCTGGACGACCGCAAGGCCTACGATGAGGGTCGCAAGATCTGGGGCAACGAACTCGTCACCGGCACCGCCCGTCTCGCCGCGATGAACATGCTCCTACACGGCATCGGCAAGAGCGACGGCCCGAGTCTGATCACCGTCGGTGACGCCCTCGCCGACAAGCCTAGCGGCAAGCACGCCACTCTCGTCCTCGCGAACCCTCCCTTCGGCCGCAAGTCCGCGATCACCGTGATCGGCCAGGACGGCGACGTCGAGAAGGAGGACATCCAGTACGACCGTGACGACTTCACCGCCACCACCACGAACAAGCAGCTCAACTTCCTGCAACACATCATGTCGCTCACTGCGGTCGGCGGACGTGCCGCCGTCGTTCTGCCGGACAATGTCCTCTTCGAGGGCGGGGCCGGTGAGAAGGTCCGCCGTAAGCTGCTCGACGAGTTCGATCTGCACACCATCCTGCGGCTGCCTACCGGCATCTTCTACGCGGGCGGCGTCAAGGCCAACGTCCTGTTCTTCGAGAAAAAGCCCCCGCGCGCCGACGGCAAGCCGCACACCACCGAGACCTGGGTCTACGACTTCCGCACTGGCCAGCACTTCACGCTCAAGCAGCGCCCGCTCACCCGCGCCCACCTGGACGACTTCGTGGCGGCCTACCGACCGGGCGAGCCCCGCTCCTCCCGCGTCGAGTCGGAGGACGAGAACGGGCCGTTCAAGAGGTTCACCTACGAGGAACTGGTCGCCCGCGACAAGGTCAACCTCGACATCACGTGGATGAAGGACCCCGCCCTCGACGACGCCGACAGCGGCCTGCCGCCCGAGGTGATCGCCGAGGAGATCGTCCGCGACCTCCAGTCCGCCCTGAACGAGTTCACGGCCATCGCCCGCTCCCTGGGCGGCGACGTGGACGTACCGGAGGTCGAGGTCGAGTAG
- a CDS encoding DUF397 domain-containing protein yields MIRKASTEDASALVWFKSSYSDSSNPSDCVEVATAPETIHVRDSKHIVGPRLRLTPKAWADFVTYASEG; encoded by the coding sequence ATGATCCGCAAGGCCTCTACCGAAGACGCATCCGCGCTGGTGTGGTTCAAGAGCAGCTACAGCGACAGCAGTAACCCGAGCGACTGCGTGGAGGTCGCCACCGCCCCCGAGACCATCCACGTCCGCGATTCCAAGCACATAGTCGGCCCCCGCCTCCGGTTGACGCCAAAGGCCTGGGCCGACTTCGTGACGTACGCGTCCGAGGGCTGA